A window of the Cannabis sativa cultivar Pink pepper isolate KNU-18-1 chromosome X, ASM2916894v1, whole genome shotgun sequence genome harbors these coding sequences:
- the LOC133031713 gene encoding RING-H2 finger protein ATL72-like: MEYNNNKSSSSSSDHFVFGIAIMGCFLVVITIVTVVAYCIGRRARGLPGVLHHVAAVTGGGGSGNNTTSPPPGLDEAALESMPKLLYSKLLLLLGAGVNNNNNSKVIIRSNSTNNNNNNNKVIIKSISSRDSNHNKGNYLSLIRSSSASSSCSVCLGDYDEKDVLRMLPDCGHVFHLNCVDSWLRLNPTCPICRKLLLLSSSSSSTSTTSTPTDSPSSSSSPSSSFHISIQIS, encoded by the coding sequence ATGGagtacaacaacaacaaatcatcatcatcatcatcagaccACTTTGTGTTCGGAATCGCAATAATGGGGTGTTTTCTGGTAGTGATAACAATCGTAACAGTGGTTGCTTACTGCATCGGACGGCGAGCGCGGGGGCTCCCCGGAGTACTCCACCACGTAGCCGCCGTAACTGGTGGTGGTGGTAGTGGTAATAATACTACTTCTCCTCCACCAGGTCTCGACGAGGCTGCTCTGGAAAGCATGCCTAAGCTTCTTTATTccaaattattgttattattaggaGCTGGagttaataataacaataatagtaAGGTTATTATTAGGAGTAAtagtactaataataataataataacaataaggtTATTATTAAGAGTATTAGTAGTCGTGATAGTAACCATAATAAGGGTAATTATTTGTCATTAATAAGGTCATCATCAGCATCATCATCATGCTCTGTGTGTTTGGGTGATTATGATGAGAAAGATGTTCTTCGGATGTTACCTGATTGTGGCCACGTGTTTCATCTCAACTGCGTTGATTCATGGCTTCGACTTAATCCTACTTGTCCTATTTGTCGAAAACTACTACTACTCtcctcatcatcatcttcaactTCAACCACAAGTACTCCTACGGactcaccatcatcatcatcatcaccatcctCATCCTTTCATATCTCCATTCAAATatcttga